The genomic stretch TGCCAAGCGAGTAGGGCGAGTGCCAGACGCGCCTTTTCGCCCCCAGAAAAGGGGCCTACCAGGCGTAGGGCGTCGTCCCCGGAGAATCCGAATCCCCCCAGGAAACTACGTAGGCCCGATTCGGTGGCGGCAGGGTCGAGGCGTCGGAGATGGAGTAGCGGCGATGCCTCGGGGTCGAGTTGTTCGAGTTGGTGCTGGGCAAAATAGCCCACCACCAAACCCTCGCCCTCGGTACGCTGTCCTGAGAACGGCGCCAGTATCCCGGCAAGGAGCCTGATTAGGGTAGATTTTCCCACCCCATTACGTCCCAGTAGACCAATTCGTGTCCCCGGTTCTAGGGACAATCCCAATTCTTGCAAAATTACGGTCGTACCATAGCCCGCTACCGCCTTGTCTAGGACCAGCAGCGGGTGGGGGGTTTTGCGCGCGGGTGCAAAACGAAAGCGGAAGGGAGAATCTACCTGGGCCGCAGCGATTAATTCCATGCGCTCCAAGGCTTTGAGTCGGCTTTGGGCCTGTCTTGCTTTGGTGGCCTTGGCCCGAAACCGATCGACGAAGGAGCGGATGTGGGCTACTTCCTGTTGCTGATGGAGGTAGGCAGCCTGTCGACTGGCGAGACGTGCGGCGCGGGTGCGTTCAAAGGCGACGTAGTTGCCTCGGTAGAGGTCGATGCGTCGCTCTTCGATGTGGGCGATGGCGTCTACGACGTTGTCCAGAAAGTCGCGGTCGTGGGAGATGAGCAGTAGCGTGCCAGGGTAGGTCTTGAGCCATTGTTCCAACCACAGTACGGTATCAAGATCGAGATGGTTGGTGGGTTCGTCCAGCAGCAGGAGGTCAGAGCGGCACATCAGGGCGCGTGCCAGGTTGAGGCGTACCCGCCACCCGCCGGAAAACTCCGCCACCGGTCGATCGTGTTCTGCCGGTGCAAAGCCCAAGCCATGCAATAGTGCCCCGGCCCGTGCACGAGCGGCATAGCCACCGATGGAGTCGATGCGTCCATGCAGCTCGCCGATGCGTATCCCGTCGCCGTTTGCCTCCGCTGTTGCCAATGCGGCCTCCAAGTAGCGCAGATCAGCATCGCCATCCAGCACGTAGTCGAGGGCCGGGGAGGGGAGGGCAGGGGTTTCTTGTGCTACATGGCCGATCGTGAGGTGGGGAGGTAGCTCTAAATCACCAGCGTCGGGCTGAAATTGACCCAGAAGCATGGTGAAAAGTGTAGATTTGCCACTGCCGTTGGCCCCGGTGAGGCCCACTTTCCAGCCGGCATAGACGGAGAGAGAGACCTCCTCAAACAGAGGTCGACCGCCTCGCTGGAGGGAAAAGTTGCGTAGGGTGATCATCCAGATGGTTGGTGTCAATTGGGCCAGGCCCTAATACTACCCTAAGTCGCCGTCTATCCGTAGTTTCAGAATTTTGGAAAGGGTATTCTCTCGTGATGGCTAGAAAAAGACGGCCAGAAGGCGGTGGTTGGGGTGAGATTTTCGATAACGTTTTATCTCTGTCGATTTCTTGGAGAGCGTAGATGATTCAAGCGTTGAAATGGGTAGTGTTTACGTGTGCGTTGTGGATGTTGCCTAGTGCGGATGCGTTGGACCATTCCACTGGCGTGAAGGTTATCCAGCTACTTAAAACAACAAGTAGCTGGAACGGAAAACCAATTGTGTATCCCGAGGGGCAGGCTGAGATTACTGGTCTGTTGGTGGAA from Gammaproteobacteria bacterium encodes the following:
- the yheS gene encoding putative ATP-binding protein YheS (Evidence 3 : Putative function from multiple computational evidences), with amino-acid sequence MITLRNFSLQRGGRPLFEEVSLSVYAGWKVGLTGANGSGKSTLFTMLLGQFQPDAGDLELPPHLTIGHVAQETPALPSPALDYVLDGDADLRYLEAALATAEANGDGIRIGELHGRIDSIGGYAARARAGALLHGLGFAPAEHDRPVAEFSGGWRVRLNLARALMCRSDLLLLDEPTNHLDLDTVLWLEQWLKTYPGTLLLISHDRDFLDNVVDAIAHIEERRIDLYRGNYVAFERTRAARLASRQAAYLHQQQEVAHIRSFVDRFRAKATKARQAQSRLKALERMELIAAAQVDSPFRFRFAPARKTPHPLLVLDKAVAGYGTTVILQELGLSLEPGTRIGLLGRNGVGKSTLIRLLAGILAPFSGQRTEGEGLVVGYFAQHQLEQLDPEASPLLHLRRLDPAATESGLRSFLGGFGFSGDDALRLVGPFSGGEKARLALALLAWQRPNLLLLDEPTNHLDLRMRDALTLALQEFTGALVLVSHDRHLLRSLADRFLLVADGRVTPFDGDLDDYRTWLAQDRRSTDQAAENFRPTNERREQRRLEAEARQRLSVQRRPLEKRLAQWEGRLTQLQEEKTRLDEELADPALYNTASDITAKERLRTVLQRQGRIVQEITEVETAWMEVAEALEGLGIA